Proteins co-encoded in one Neofelis nebulosa isolate mNeoNeb1 chromosome 2, mNeoNeb1.pri, whole genome shotgun sequence genomic window:
- the LOC131500380 gene encoding small ribosomal subunit protein eS27-like encodes MTLARDLLHPSLEEEKKKHKKKRLVQSSDSYFMDVKCPGCYKITTVLSHAQMVVLCVGCSTVLCQPMEGKARLTEGVFI; translated from the coding sequence atgactttggctagAGATTTACTCCACCCGTCcttggaagaggaaaagaaaaaacataaaaagaaacggCTAGTTCAAAGCTCAGATTCCTATTTTATGGATGTAAAATGCCCAGGTTGCTACAAGATTACCACGGTTTTAAGCCATGCTCAGATGGTGGTTCTTTGTGTAGGCTGTTCAACAGTGTTGTGCCAACCAATGGAAGGAAAGGCCAGACTCACAGAAGGGGTGTTCATTTAG